From Cystobacter fuscus DSM 2262:
CCTCTCCTCTCCCGTCCCCCCCCCACCCCGGCCCGCCTTCACCCCGAGCCGCGCACCCGGCGCGGGTGGACCGCCCGGCGCCCGGCCCGGCGGCTTCGCGCGGCCCCGGACGCCCCGGCCCCCGCCCACCAACGAGCAGATCCTCGCCCTGGCCGCCAAGGAGCACGTGCCGGCGCGCATCGCCAAGGGCGAGCTCGAGGGCAAGATGAAGTGCCGCATCTGGCGCAAGCTGCACGCCGAGGAAGCCAAGCGCTTCGATCAGGTGTACGCGCTGATGGGCCAGAACCCGGGCCTGTCGCTCGCGGACGGCTTCGGCGTGCTGCAGAGCGGCCTGACGGTGGCCGAGTTCCTCGCGCGCAAGGAGCGCACCCAGCGCAAGGCCGCCGTGAAGACGGCCCGCGGCGAGGTGGATGACACCTCCATCAGCGCCTTCATCCAGGGACTCGTCGAGGCGAAGACGGAGATGGCCATGGTGCTCGGCGAGCGCACCGTGCTCGACACCGTGACGAGCGTGGAGCCCATCTCCTTCGTGCTGGGCCGCAGCGGCCGGCAGGAGAAGCTCCAGGTCGTCATGATGACGCGCCGCTCGGACTGGGAGCAGCTCATGCCCCACCTGGAGCGTGACCCCAAGCTCACCCAGAAGCCCGCCAACGTCGCGCGCCAGCCCGACAAGCGCCCCTTCTCCGACCCCCGCCCCTTCCTCGCCCACCAGGGTCAGTCCGTGCGGCTGACGCTGCGCAACGGCATCCAGCTCGTCATGCCCCTGCGCGTGGTGGGCCGCTTCGACCTGCTGCTCGGCGAGGATGGACACGAGGTCTTCGTCCCCCTGCACGCCCTGGTGCGCTTCTCGGCCGAGGACTCGCTGGACGACCCCGGCGCCGAGCCCGGCGAGAACTCCTAGCCCCCAAGGAACCCGATGCCGTTCTTCTCGAAAATCATCAAGCCCCTGCTCGCGCTCGCCCTGTCCGCGGCGGTCCTCGGCGCCGAGCAGGGCTGTACGAAGGCCAGCGCGCCCTCCGCGTCCGCCGCGCCGGAGGCGAAGCCGGGTGAGCCGCGCACCATCGCCCTCACCATCACCGAGAAGGGCTACGAGCCCAGCCCCATCACCCTCCAGCAGGGCCAGCCGGTGAAGCTCGTGCTCACGCGCACCACGGAGCACACCTGCGCGACGGAGATCGTCCTCGACGAGTACAACATCAACACGCCCGTGCCCCTCAACCAGCCGGTGGAGGTGGCCTTCACCCCCACGAAGACGGGCAAGCTCGTCTATGGCTGCGCGATGGGGAAGATGATCAGCGGCGTGTTCATGGTGGAGTGACGCTCAACGCTCCGGGCACGAGCCTGGGGGCGTGAGCGCCGCGGCCCGGTGGCGCGCGAGATGGAAGGCGGGCCAGCCCCCCTGGTCCCGCTCGGGAAAGCGGCAGAACATCCCGTGAAGCTCCGGCGAGAAGACGCTGTCGGGAACCTGGGCCAGGTGCGCGGCCATCTCGGGCGCGGCGTCCTCGGAGAGTGACCAGGCCAGGTATGACGCATCCCAGGACGTGCCCTCGGTGGAGCGCGCCAGGTTGGCCCGCGCGATGAAGGCATCCGGGTTGAGCACGTTGAGCGCCGCGAGGCCGACGAGTGCCCCCGCGAAGGCGCCCATGGCGAAGCGCTCCGGCCGCCACCACAGCGTCACCACGCGCCAGACGAGCACCCCCGCCAGCGCCAGCATGAAGACGTGCGTGTACACGCGCAGGTGCGTGTAGCCATAGGCGGACTCGTAGAGCGCCATGCGCTGGACCGCCGAGGCGAGCAGCACCAGCACCAGCCCCACCATCGCCGAGCACGCCGCCCGGAAGGCGGTGACCTGCCCCGCCCCGTTCAGCCGCGTCCAGCGCTCCAGCACCAGGCTCAGCCCCAGCGTCATCACCGACACCGCGAGCAGCTCGAAGAAGCCTCGCCGGGCGTACTCGGAATAGGTGAGTCCCGAGGGCAGCCGCGCCCCGCCCCACATGAAGGCGAGTTGCAGGGAGACAAAGGCCAGGAAGAGCACGTCCACCGCGCCCAGGAGCGTGAGGCTCTCGATGAAGCCCAGACGACCCACGGCCGGAGCCGCCTCGAGCACCCCCGCCTCCCGCTCCCGCCGCCGCCGCAGCGCATGCGCGAGCAGACCCAGCACCCCGAAGGCACTGCCCGCGGCGAACACCCCTCGCGCCAGCGTGTCCACCGAGAACACGTTCCACACGAAGGAAAACCCCCGATCCACCGCCACCGAGAAGACCTCGTCCGCCGAGGAGAGCAGCGCGGTGAAGAGAATCAGGATCGGCAGGGACAGCAGGGCGCCCCGCGCCACCGGCAACAACTTCGGGAGCTGGCCGCGCAGCGGAATGCGCTCCACCTCCGAGCGCACCACCGCCGGAGGAAGGAACATGGCCTGCCACGCGCCGCCCAGCACGGTGGAGACATAGTCGCCCAGCCCGAGCCGCTCCACGCGGCCCGCCGCCCAGAAGTGCACCAGCAACAGCAACAGCAGGCCCGAGGCCAGGACGTTGAGCGACGTGAGCAGGGGGCTCGCGCGCACGAACACCATCCCGGAGAAGAACAGCCAGGGCACGAGCAGCCAGGCGTTGGGGCGTGCCCGCTGCCAGCCCTCGCGACCGCCCAGTGCGAGGAGCGCCCCCAGCAGCAGCAGCGCGAACAAGGGGAAGGACAGACCCAGTGCGGGTCCATCGAAGAGCACCTCGGCACAGACCCCCAGGCCGAGCGCGGCGAGCAGGGTCGCTCGCGGCCGCCGCAGACGGGGAACGGCCTGGGGCGAGGGTGGAGACACGACGGGCAGCGACAGTCCGGTGGCGGGGATCGACATGCGAGGGCTCCAGACAGGCAATCGAGCGAGAGTCCCCAAGATGGACTCCTGGCGGGCCGCCGTGCGGATCTTCACGGCGAGTGGTCGATTCCCCTCCACCAACGGTCGCTTCGCCGGACCCCACACGCCCGGTTTCTCGGCATCACCCCCGAAGGCAGGTAGGCTGGGCGCTTCATCCCATGAACGGCGCGGCGGAACTCTTCACCCGGCACGTGTTCCTGGACCTCGAGACCACGGGATTGGATCCCCGCGTCGATGAGGTCATCGAACTCGGGGCCCTCTTCATCGAGAACGGCCGGATCACCGACCGCTACGCCCAGTTCTTCGCCGCCTCGCGTCCCCTGCCCCTCACCATCCGTCGGCTCACCGGCATCGAGGACGCACAGCTCGCCGGGCAACCCCGCCTCGCCCACAAGGCCGCCGAGCTGCGCGAGCGGCTCGCGGGCTGGACGGTGGTCGCCCACAACGCCTCCTTCGAGAAGGGCTTCCTCCCGGACATCCTCGGCCCCCTGCGCGCCCCGGTGCTCGACTCGTGCGAGCTCATGCACTACCTGCACCCGGAGCTGTCCAGCCATTCGCTGGAGTCGCTGCTGCGCTGGGCCGGCAAGGGCCCTCGCGAGCGGCATCGCGCCATGACGGACTGCGAGGCCACCCACGCCGTGCTCGTCCATGCCCTGGAGGGCTGCGTGCGCGACGGGCGCGCCGAGGATCTCGCCGATCTGCTGGAGACGCTCGATCCCCGCGCCGCGCTGCGGCTGGCGCAGATCGAGGCGGGCGAGGCGGGCGACGAGCTGGAAGGCTCGAGCGACGTGGACGCCGCTCCGCTCGTGTCGCTGCTCACCGGACTGTGGACGCTGTGCCGCTCGCGTCCCGCCGCCCTGAAGCTCTCGGGCTCGGGATTCCTGCCCGGACGGCCCGAACGCCAGCGCGCCAATGGCTCCAAGCCCCCGGACGAGCCCCCCGGCGAGGACACCCCCGTGCAGCCCGTACGCCCCGAGGAGGTGACGGCCCTGCTCGGCCCCGACGGCGCCCTGCAACACACGCAGGAGGGCTTCGCGGTGCGCCCCGCCCAACTGGAGATGGCCCAGGCCGTGGCGCGCACCCTGTCCGAGGGCGGGCAGCTCGCGGTGGAGGCCGGCACCGGCACCGGCAAGTCGCTCGCGTACCTGACGCCCGCCGCCCTCTTCACCGTGCGCAACGGCCGCAAGGTGGGCGTGGCGCCTCATACCAAGACGCTCCAGGATCAGCTCATCGAGAAGGACCTGCCCCGGCTGCACCGCGCCACCGGGGGCGCCTTCTCCTACGCGCTGCTCAAGGGCCAGACGAACTACCTCTGCCGCCGCCGCGCGCTCGACATCACCCGCGTGGAGCCCGGCATGGGCCACGCCGCGCGCGCGCCCCGTGCCTACCTGCGCGCCCTCCTGCGCCGCGGCCCCGACGGAGACCTGGACCGGCTCAGCCATTGGTTCCGAGATCGCTTCCCCGTGCTGCTCGCGCTCGCCCCGGCGGTGCGCTCGGAGGCGGCCACCACGCTCGGCGAGCGCTGCCCGCACTACCACCGCTGCTACTACCACTCGGCCGTGGCCCAGGCGCGCGAGGCGGACGTGCTCGTCATCAACCAGTCGCTCGCCTTCGCCTGGCCCGCGCGCTACCCGAAGTTGGATCACCTGGTGCTCGACGAGGCGCACGAGGTGGAGGACGTCGCCACCACCGCGCTCTCCTCGGAGCTGTCGGACATGGCCTTCATCCGGCTCGCCGAGCGGCTGCACGGACGCGACGGTCGGCGCGGCCTCTTCGCCGAGCTGCGGCGCGCCCTCTTCGCCTCCCGGCGCGGGGAGGCCCGCACGCTGATGAGCGAGATCGAAAGCGCCCTGACCGCGGTGGGCACGGCCGTACGCCGGCTCGGCGAGAGCGTGATGCACCTGTGCGAGCCGGCCGCCGCGAGCGCCTCCGAGGCCGACGACGAGTCCTCCTATGCCCCGGAGCTGCGCATCACCCCCGAGGTGCGCTCGAGCGCGCCCTGGATGCCCGTGCGCGAGGGACTGCTCGAGGTGCGCGAATGCCTTCAGGCGCTGCACAAGCGGCTCACGGTGGGCGTGGCGGAGGTGCTGCCGGACCTGGGCGTGAAGATGCCGCCGCTGGAGCGAGAGCTCGCGGGAGGAGTGGCGGAGGTGCAGGAGTTGGCCACGCTGACCTCGGAGCTGTCCGACGATCCCGCCGAGGGCCGGTGCTACGCGGCCACGGCGGTGCCCCGCAAGCAACGCTGGACGCTCATCGCCCAGCCGGTGAACGTGGCGGCCTACGTGTCGCGGGACTTCGCGCAGCACAAGCGGGCGCTCGTGCTCACCTCGGCCACGCTGAGCACGGGCACCGAGCGCATGCCCTATGTGCTCGGGCGGCTGGGGCTGGACGGACGCAACGAGGGAATCTCCGCCCCCCGGATGATGCGCGCGCCCACGCCCTTCGATCTGCGCACGCAGGCGCTGGTGGTGCTGGTGACGGACGCGCCGCGCGCGCACGAGCCGGCGTTCATCGAGTGGGCGGCGATGCGCATGTCCGGCATGGCCAAGGTGATGGGCGGACGGGTGCTGGGCCTGTTCGCCTCCACGCGGCGCATGGAGCGCGTGGCGGATGAGCTGCGCCTGAAGCTGGAGCCCCAGGGCATCGAGGTGATGCGGCAGTCGCGCGGGCACGGACGCTCGCTCGCGGCCCGGCAGGAGAAGGACACCGGCACGGTGCTGCTCGGGACCAAGAGCTTCTGGCAGGGCGTGGACATCCCCGGCCGGGGCGTGGGCTGCGTCTTCATCGACAAGCTGCCCCTGGAGCCCGCCAGCCGCCCGCTCGTGGCCTCGCGCGAGGAGACGCTCGCCCGGGGACGCAACACGCACCTGGGCTTCCTCTCCTACCGCCTGCCCCGGGCGCTCCTGCAACTGCGCCAGGGCGTGGGCCGGCTCATCCGCTCGCATGGGGACCGGGGCGTGGTCATCATCGCCGACCCGGGTCACCCCAGCTACCGCCAGGCCCTGCTCGACGCGCTCGCGGGCTATCGCGTGGTGATGCTCCCCTGGAGCGAGGCCCGCGTGCGCCTGTTCTCCGCCATGGACGCGATGGGACTCATCCGCGGGCCGTGACGCCTTCGGCTCACCCCGCGCTCACGCCTTGTCCAACACGCCGTTCTGGTAGTCCTCGATGGCCTGGCGGATCTCCTCCCGGGTGTTCATGACGAAGGGGCCGTGCTGCACGATGGGCTCGCGCAAGGGCCTGCCCGCGGCGACGAGCACCGCGCTGCGCTGATTCGTCGCGCGCAGCCGCAGCCGCTTGCCCGACCCCAGCAGGGCGAGCTGTCCCGCGCGTACCGTCTTCGGCTTGCCCTCGGGACCCAGGTGCACCTCGCCCTCGTGGACGAACGCGAACGCCGTGTGCTCGGGCGGCAGCTCCACTTCGAACGGTTGATCATCCTCCAGGCGCAGCGTGAAGAGAATGGGCTCGGTCGGGCGCTCGCGCACGGGGCCCACCAGCCCGCTCACTCCGCCCGCGATGAGCCGCACGTGGCTGCCGGCGGCCGACAGCTTCGCCTCGCTCAGGCGCTCGGGCACCAGGTCCTGGTAGTACGGCGGGCACAGCTTCTCCTTCGCCGGCAGGTTGAGCCAGAGCTGGAAGCCGGACATCAGGCCCCGGTCCTGCTCGGGCATCTCCGAGTGGATGATGCCGCGCCCCGCCGTCATCCACTGCGAGCCCGCCCCGAGGATGAGCCCCGAGTTGCCCCGGCTATCCCGGTGCCGCATGCGGCCCTCGAGCATCACCGTCACCGTCTCGAAGCCCCGGTGCGGATGATCGGGGAAGCCCGCCAGGTACGCCCCCGGCTCGTCCGAGTGGAAGCGATCCAGCATCAGGAACGGATCGAGGTGGCGCAGCGCGGGCTGGCCGATGACGCGGGTCAACCGCACGCCCGCGCCGTCACTCGTGGGCATGCCTTCCAACGTCTGGAGCACGCTCCGGTCCGACGTGGCGATGAACGCGGGAGCGCGCGACTCACTTCCAGAACGGCATCCCGCCGCCACGGCCACCGTGGCCAGCATCGAGTCGACGAGGAACCGTCGGCGCGTCATCGTCATGGCGTGTCTCCCTGTCCATCCACGGACCCTGTCGTCGCACAGAGCATCTCAATGGACCGGACGAACTTG
This genomic window contains:
- a CDS encoding DUF4153 domain-containing protein, with product MSIPATGLSLPVVSPPSPQAVPRLRRPRATLLAALGLGVCAEVLFDGPALGLSFPLFALLLLGALLALGGREGWQRARPNAWLLVPWLFFSGMVFVRASPLLTSLNVLASGLLLLLLVHFWAAGRVERLGLGDYVSTVLGGAWQAMFLPPAVVRSEVERIPLRGQLPKLLPVARGALLSLPILILFTALLSSADEVFSVAVDRGFSFVWNVFSVDTLARGVFAAGSAFGVLGLLAHALRRRREREAGVLEAAPAVGRLGFIESLTLLGAVDVLFLAFVSLQLAFMWGGARLPSGLTYSEYARRGFFELLAVSVMTLGLSLVLERWTRLNGAGQVTAFRAACSAMVGLVLVLLASAVQRMALYESAYGYTHLRVYTHVFMLALAGVLVWRVVTLWWRPERFAMGAFAGALVGLAALNVLNPDAFIARANLARSTEGTSWDASYLAWSLSEDAAPEMAAHLAQVPDSVFSPELHGMFCRFPERDQGGWPAFHLARHRAAALTPPGSCPER
- a CDS encoding pirin family protein, producing MTMTRRRFLVDSMLATVAVAAGCRSGSESRAPAFIATSDRSVLQTLEGMPTSDGAGVRLTRVIGQPALRHLDPFLMLDRFHSDEPGAYLAGFPDHPHRGFETVTVMLEGRMRHRDSRGNSGLILGAGSQWMTAGRGIIHSEMPEQDRGLMSGFQLWLNLPAKEKLCPPYYQDLVPERLSEAKLSAAGSHVRLIAGGVSGLVGPVRERPTEPILFTLRLEDDQPFEVELPPEHTAFAFVHEGEVHLGPEGKPKTVRAGQLALLGSGKRLRLRATNQRSAVLVAAGRPLREPIVQHGPFVMNTREEIRQAIEDYQNGVLDKA
- a CDS encoding helicase C-terminal domain-containing protein; this translates as MNGAAELFTRHVFLDLETTGLDPRVDEVIELGALFIENGRITDRYAQFFAASRPLPLTIRRLTGIEDAQLAGQPRLAHKAAELRERLAGWTVVAHNASFEKGFLPDILGPLRAPVLDSCELMHYLHPELSSHSLESLLRWAGKGPRERHRAMTDCEATHAVLVHALEGCVRDGRAEDLADLLETLDPRAALRLAQIEAGEAGDELEGSSDVDAAPLVSLLTGLWTLCRSRPAALKLSGSGFLPGRPERQRANGSKPPDEPPGEDTPVQPVRPEEVTALLGPDGALQHTQEGFAVRPAQLEMAQAVARTLSEGGQLAVEAGTGTGKSLAYLTPAALFTVRNGRKVGVAPHTKTLQDQLIEKDLPRLHRATGGAFSYALLKGQTNYLCRRRALDITRVEPGMGHAARAPRAYLRALLRRGPDGDLDRLSHWFRDRFPVLLALAPAVRSEAATTLGERCPHYHRCYYHSAVAQAREADVLVINQSLAFAWPARYPKLDHLVLDEAHEVEDVATTALSSELSDMAFIRLAERLHGRDGRRGLFAELRRALFASRRGEARTLMSEIESALTAVGTAVRRLGESVMHLCEPAAASASEADDESSYAPELRITPEVRSSAPWMPVREGLLEVRECLQALHKRLTVGVAEVLPDLGVKMPPLERELAGGVAEVQELATLTSELSDDPAEGRCYAATAVPRKQRWTLIAQPVNVAAYVSRDFAQHKRALVLTSATLSTGTERMPYVLGRLGLDGRNEGISAPRMMRAPTPFDLRTQALVVLVTDAPRAHEPAFIEWAAMRMSGMAKVMGGRVLGLFASTRRMERVADELRLKLEPQGIEVMRQSRGHGRSLAARQEKDTGTVLLGTKSFWQGVDIPGRGVGCVFIDKLPLEPASRPLVASREETLARGRNTHLGFLSYRLPRALLQLRQGVGRLIRSHGDRGVVIIADPGHPSYRQALLDALAGYRVVMLPWSEARVRLFSAMDAMGLIRGP
- a CDS encoding cupredoxin domain-containing protein, which encodes MPFFSKIIKPLLALALSAAVLGAEQGCTKASAPSASAAPEAKPGEPRTIALTITEKGYEPSPITLQQGQPVKLVLTRTTEHTCATEIVLDEYNINTPVPLNQPVEVAFTPTKTGKLVYGCAMGKMISGVFMVE